Sequence from the Ectothiorhodospira sp. BSL-9 genome:
CGAATATGGCCACCTGGAAGAGGTGGTTCGCCGCCTGGCCCTGTCCCGCTTCGACGTGGGGTTTGATCTTAACCACAATCGCAAGTCCACCCTGCGCCTGCCTGCGGCCGAGGATGCCGCGACCCGGGATCGCCGCGTGGGGCAGATCTGCGGTGAGGCCTTTCTGGAGCAGGCGGCCTTTCTGGAGCAGGAAGGGGCCGGGCTGCGTCTGTGGGGCTGGATGGGGTTGCCCACCTTTTCCCGCAGTCAGGCCGATCTGCAGTATTTCTACGTGAACGGGCGCATGGTGCGGGATCGGCTGGTCACCCATGCAGTGCGCCAGGCCTATCAGGACGTCCTCTACCATGGCCGGCACCCGGCCTATGTGCTGTTCCTGGAACTGGACCCGGCCCTGGTGGACGTGAACGCCCACCCGGCCAAGCATGAGGTGCGGTTTCGCGAGTCCCGCCTGGTGCATGATTTTCTCTTTCGCAGCCTGCACCGGGCCCTGGGGGAATTGCGACCCGGTGCATCACCGGCACCCGCCGGGCCTGACGCGGCGGCCGGGGAAGCGGTCCCGTCTGCTGAGACATCACCTTCGGTGCCATCGCATGTGGGTCAGGCCGGGCAGACCGCAGTGCCCAACCCCGATGGTCCCGACGAAACACCGACCTTAGCCGGGGTGCAGGAAGGCCGCGCCCGGCCGTCCGCGGCCTCCTCCTGGAGCGGTCGCCAGAGTCGCCTGCCACTGAATGTGGCCGAGACCATGGAGGCCTATGGTCGCCTGCACCCGGATACGGTGCCAGTCGTTGACGCCAGCACGGATGAATCCCCCACGGATGAGCCACCCATGGGCTTTGCCCTGGCCCAGCTCCATGGGGTGTACATCCTGGCCCGCAACCGCGAGGGGCTGGTGCTGGTGGATATGCATGCCGCCCACGAGCGCATCACCTACGAGCGCCTGAAAAAGGCCTATTGGGGGGAGGGAGTCCGGTCCCAGCCGCTGCTGATCCCCGAAACCCTTCAGGTGAGTCGTGCCGAGGCGGACCTGGCCGAAGCCCATCAGGAGGCCTTTGACAGCCTGGGGCTGGAGATCGATCGCAGCGGACCGGAGCAGTTGCGTCTGCGGGGTATTCCCAGCCTGCTGGTGGGCGGGGATGCCGCCTCCCTGGTTCGGGATGTGATTGCTGATCTGCACGCCCACGGCCAGTCATCCCGGGTGGAGGAACACATCAATGCCCTGCTGGGTACCATGGCCTGTCATGGGTCGGTGCGCGCCAACCGGGCACTCACCCTGCCGGAGATGAATGCCCTGCTGCGCGACATGGAGGCCACCGAGCGCAGCGGACAGTGCAATCACGGCCGCCCCACCTGGGTGGCCCTGTCCATGGCCGAACTGGACCGTCTGTTCATGCGGGGTCGCTAGTGACCGGAACACTGCCTCCCGCCGCACCGCCGGCGATCTTTCTCATGGGCCCCACCGCCACCGGCAAGACGGAACTGGCGGTGGAGTGGGTGCAACGCCTGCCCTGCGAGATCATCAGCGTGGACTCGGCCATGATCTACCGTGGCATGGATGTGGGTACGGCCAAGCCCTCGCCGGACACCCTGCGGGCAGCGCCGCATCACCTGGTGGATATTCTGGATCCGTCCGAGACCTATTCCGCGGCGCGCTTTCGCGAGGATGCCCTGGCGCTCATGGCGGATATCACCGCCCGTGGGCGAGTGCCCCTGCTGGTGGGGGGCACCATGCTGTATTTCCGGGCCCTGGATTTCGGCCTGGATACCCTGCCCGATGCCGATCCCATGGTGCGTGCCCGCATCGATGCCCTGGCCGCCGACGCGGGCTGGGAGGGCGTGCACCTGGCCCTGGCCCGGGTGGATCCCGTTTCGGCGGCACGCATCCACCCCAATGACCCGCAGCGACTGCAGCGCGCCCTGGAGGTGTTCGAGCTCACCGGGCAGCCCCTGTCCTCGTTTCACGCTCAGCCCCGGGCCTCGCAGCTCCCCTACGACGTCCTGCGCCTGGCGCTGATGCCGACAGATCGCACCCAGCTACGGGAACGCATCGCCCGGCGCTTTCATGCCATGCTGGAGGCCGGCTTCATGGATGAAGTGCGCGCCCTCAGGGCCCGCGGTGATCTGAACCCGCAGATGCCATCCATACGCGCCGTGGGTTACCGCCAGGCCTGGGCCCGTCTGGAGGGTGAACTGGATGGCGAGGCCATGGTCTCAAAGGCCATTACGGCGACGCGACAGCTGGCCAAGCGGCAGATGACCTGGCTGCGCAGTTATCCCCAAACCCGTCAGCATGATCCCGAGACTCTGGATCATGACCGGATCTTTCAGGCGGTGGCGGAGCATGTGAACGACCCACGATAACCGTGGGGAGGCGTGTGCTAGAATCAGGACTCCGACGCTTCGTCGGGCCGAAGGCCCGATTGTCGGAACAACAACAAAGATGAC
This genomic interval carries:
- the mutL gene encoding DNA mismatch repair endonuclease MutL, with protein sequence MPIHELPPQLVNQIAAGEVVERPASVVKELLENSLDAGARRIQLDVEQGGARRIRVRDDGCGIPREQLSLALSRHATSKIASLDDLERVGSLGFRGEALPSIASVSRLTLTSAVAGEDSGWALQGDGGDRFEAPEPAPHPVGTTIDVRELFFNVPARRKFLRTERTEYGHLEEVVRRLALSRFDVGFDLNHNRKSTLRLPAAEDAATRDRRVGQICGEAFLEQAAFLEQEGAGLRLWGWMGLPTFSRSQADLQYFYVNGRMVRDRLVTHAVRQAYQDVLYHGRHPAYVLFLELDPALVDVNAHPAKHEVRFRESRLVHDFLFRSLHRALGELRPGASPAPAGPDAAAGEAVPSAETSPSVPSHVGQAGQTAVPNPDGPDETPTLAGVQEGRARPSAASSWSGRQSRLPLNVAETMEAYGRLHPDTVPVVDASTDESPTDEPPMGFALAQLHGVYILARNREGLVLVDMHAAHERITYERLKKAYWGEGVRSQPLLIPETLQVSRAEADLAEAHQEAFDSLGLEIDRSGPEQLRLRGIPSLLVGGDAASLVRDVIADLHAHGQSSRVEEHINALLGTMACHGSVRANRALTLPEMNALLRDMEATERSGQCNHGRPTWVALSMAELDRLFMRGR
- the miaA gene encoding tRNA (adenosine(37)-N6)-dimethylallyltransferase MiaA; protein product: MGPTATGKTELAVEWVQRLPCEIISVDSAMIYRGMDVGTAKPSPDTLRAAPHHLVDILDPSETYSAARFREDALALMADITARGRVPLLVGGTMLYFRALDFGLDTLPDADPMVRARIDALAADAGWEGVHLALARVDPVSAARIHPNDPQRLQRALEVFELTGQPLSSFHAQPRASQLPYDVLRLALMPTDRTQLRERIARRFHAMLEAGFMDEVRALRARGDLNPQMPSIRAVGYRQAWARLEGELDGEAMVSKAITATRQLAKRQMTWLRSYPQTRQHDPETLDHDRIFQAVAEHVNDPR